Part of the Cervus elaphus chromosome 18, mCerEla1.1, whole genome shotgun sequence genome is shown below.
CAGCAGCCCGTGCAGTATAGCAACCCTCACATCATCTTTGCATTTTACAATAGCGTCTCCAGCCCCATGGCTGAGAAGCTGAAAGAAATGGGCATATCAGTGAGGGGGGACATAGTAGCAGTGAATTCTCTGTTAGATCACCCTGAAGAGCTCCAGCCCAGTGAGAGTGAATCAGATGATGAGGGCCCTGAACTTTTGCAGGTGACCCGGGTAGACCGAGAAAACATCCTAGCAAGTGTCGCGTTTCCTACAGAAATCAAGGTGGACGTGTGCAAAAGAGTCAACCTGGACATTACTACTTTAATCACCTACGTATCTGCCCTCAGCTATGGAGGCTGCCACTTTATCTTCAAAGAAAAAGTGCTCACGGAACAAGCAGAGCAGGAGAGGAAAGAGCAGGTTCTGCCGCAGCTGGAGGCATTTATGAAGGACAAGGAGTTGTTTGCTTGCGAATCTGCTGTCAAGGATTTTCAGTCTATTCTAGATACCTTAGGAGGACCCGGGGAGAGAGAGCGAGCTGCAATGCTGATTAAGCGAATTAATGTGGTCCCAGACCAGCCTTCTGAGCGTGCCTTGAAACTAGTGGCTAGTTCAAAAATTAACAGCCGCTCGTTAACAATTTTTGGGACAGGAGACACCCTGAAAGCCATTACAATGACTGCCAATAGTGGTTTTGTCAGGGCTGCCAACAACCAGGGTGTTAAGTTTAGTGTATTTATCCATCAGCCCAGAGCGCTTACTGAGAGCAAAGAGGCCCTAGCTACCCCCTTACCAAAAGACTGCACAACTGACAACAAACACTAATGATATCCTTTATTGTCATGGAAATAAGTTATTTATACCAAAGGCTGTGTCTCCCCatcttaattggaaaaaaaaatctatggtaAAATTAATACTTAGAACTCTTATTAAATCAGTTGATGGTGTGTCTCATCTATAAAGTAAATAGCCTACCGTAGAAAAAGCATAAGAGACAACCTTATTTATCAAACTGGCTACATTATAATTAGAACAGAAATACATCTCTGCAAGGCTTGTAGCTGTATCACAATACTTTGATTTGTTTGATTCAGTAGGGCTCCATCTCCCCTAATGGTAATTGCATCTCTGACTGTGGCTACATTGCATCTTGCATTAAATCTCGAGCAACCTCTGAAGCTtgtttttcattatattgatttaGCATTTGATATGGGTTGAGCCTGGGAATTAATTGTTTACAGATAATTTTAGATTCCAAAATTATGGCCATTATTAACAAAAAAAACCTGATTGCTATCTGTTAGGTGCAGTCTGGTGGTTATGTACTTTAACATAGAAGGAAACAAAGTGAAGTCTGATCACAAGAGTCCCATGAATCTGAAATACCATTGTAAAAAGATAGACAACAGTCATACTACTGCACACCTAAGATGTTGGAAGATTAAATGTTAAtttgaatataatgaaaaatatataaaataattcagattttacttttaaatataaatagccCCCACATGGCCAGTATTTGGATTATGGATACTATTCTTGTGCAAGTGGCAAGGGATAGCCACATTATCTCATTACATCTCTCTCGTGAGATAGCCCCAGGGAGATTTCATGCCTGCTGCATGATACAGttgtaattaaaaagaaaattttcttgtgCTAGGTGTTTTATTAATGTGCAGCAAAAACAAATTAGCAAAGTAGAtaatgtatttacattttaaaaattgggactTGAGTCTTAAAGCTGAGGTATTAACTTGTGCTGAGTGTAGGAACCAGTGTTGAGATTTTGTGCTTTCACAGCCTGGCCTTTTCTACTCTGCCAACCCCTATTTTGTGAGTAAACTTGTTTCCAGCCACAATGTTGAGTAGGTGAAATTTGATTGTCGGGGCCTGTGACAGTGGAAATGCAAAATTAAGAGTATGGGGTGTTTCTCTGGGGAGAGATTTTATTACTAAATGCATTTCCTAGGGGGAAATGGCTGTGATTGGGACTCCAATTTAGTGTAGAGAGGTAGATTTAACTCATTGCAACATAAATTATCTAGGGTTAGAAATTGAACTTAGGCCTTCTCAAGCACCTTTTAAAGTCCTAAAGTATTGATCCTTGGTACTATTAAGTACCTAGTGTTAAAACAGTTATTGGTACAAAAAATGAATAATTGCTCTTTGCTCTAAGGAGTTCTTAGTCTGGACTGGAGGTGAacaattgaagtataattaatgtGCTGAATTTTTGTAAAGAATTATGTTTAAAATACTGTGGAAACAATGAGGGAGTAATTCTTGATGTGGGGGACAGGAAGTCAGAGAGGAAGTAACCTCTGAGGGGTTTGGGTGTAAGATTTGACAAGAAGTATACAGGGCATGGATGGGAAAGGTACAGAAGTCTGACTGAGGTTCTGTCCAGAGTCCAGGTATGTGGACACTCTAAAACTGGAGGTGAAGCTAGAAAAGCAGGCAAAGTTCTCTGAAGAGTTTGGCATTAGAGAGCCATTGGTGATTTTTAAGATCTGGTCATGATCAAATCCCtcaggaaaacaacaaaaacttgtAGTGTGGAGGAATAATTAAACAAGGAAAGATAGGATTATAAAAATGATAGTGCAGTATGGTGGAATATAGTCATGGCTCTATACTAGATTCATTCagggtgtgcgtgctcagtcgtgtccgactcattgtgacccctatggactgtagcctgccaggctcctctgtccatgggatattccaggcaagaatactgaagtgggttgccatttccttctccaggggatctttccaacccagggattgaaccctgcactgcaggtggattctttaccactgagccactgggggaagCCCATTCAAGGCAGTTGTCCTAATACTTATTCCTTTGTTGAATAGACATTTATCAAGTGCCTGCCATGTCAGACGGCATGCAATATAATTTTGGGTGTCAAACAGGAAATACAACCAATActaaaaaagtaaaccaaattgaATCACTTTGAAGTGAGGGGCCAGGGTGGAGAATAAATGTGGTCCAGATAGAGAAGACAAGTAAAAAGAATTCTCAAGGGAAGCAATAAAATCAAAGCACAAGATAAGAGTTACAAGACCAAGAAGGATATAAAACAGCTTTGGAGAAGATTAATTATATGGAAATATacaaaagcgaaagtgaagtcgctcagtcatgtccaactctttgtgaccccgtggactgtagcctaccaggttcctccatccatgggattctccaggcaagaatactggagtgggttgccatttccttctccaggggatcttcccgacccagggatcaaacctgggtctcttgcattgcaggcagatgctttaccctctgagccaccagggaaacccaaaaaatATACAATAACTATATACTATTTTAATAAGCTTAGAAGTTAGCCATGCTCCCTATCAGTTGAGATGCCATCTCTCATTCTAAATCAGCTCAGAGAAcacatgtttattatttttctaacatCATGTGACTGATTCTGGAGGAGCCAAGAGAGTCTTTGGAATAAACTGATTAAAAGATACttcaaaatgtcaaaaaattattttcttagagaATAGttaaaattgaagaagaactagaaaACCTACTTAACCCATAGTCATTGAGAAAATTGTTAAAATAGTTAATGACCTCCCCCAAATTTCCAGGTCCAGTTAACTTCCTTTAGGTAAGTTTTGCTTATGTTTAAATGTGAAGTAATCTCCTtgctctgaaaaataatacaggCAAACTGTACCTCACACATGACAGAcacttgataaatgtttattaaatgaatgagtaTCATGTCAGTTCTGCCCTAAACAATTTgcggtgatgaaaatgttttggaattagaTAAAGTTGGTAGTTACACAACATTATGAATGTAGGccagttaattttatgttttctgaatttcacatcaatttaaaaaatagtacccTGTACGTAGGGTAGAAATATTTCGAGCATGTGTTCCATTTACTCCCCCTCCTTTGCCCCAAAATGAGAACTTTGGCTGTTCCTGTTTGAGGACAGGGCCCTTGTGAAGGCCTCCGGCGCTGTGGCTATATCTTAATTCAGGGAATTGCAGGCCAGTTGTCTCaaatcattgtgtgtgtgtgtgtgttcagttgtgtccaactctttgtgacgccatggactgtagtccgccaggcttctctatccatggaattctccaggcaagaatactagagtaggttgccatgccctccttcaggggatcttcccagcccagggatcgaactccagtctcttatgtctcctgcattgacagcctggttctttaccactagcgccacctgggaagcctccagaTACACTACCAGCCAGTTAAGTCATTTGTACATTTGATTTGCATTGAATTACTTTACACTTTTTGACTGTTTTTCttagtatgtttctccatctttttattGACGTACATGTGCTCTTTGTTTAGTATGGATATGAGTCTTTTATCTATAGTGCATTGCTAAATCTTCTAGtttgcctttgtgtgtgtgtgtgtgtgtgtgtgtgtgtgtgactggggAAGTGCTGTTATGTTTATGAAACCCTATTTCCTTTCCCTCCTGAGCACACGGTGGAAGCGTATCTCTCAACCTGCTCTGAAATGAGTTGTGGCCATGGAATATGGGTGGGGCATATGCACCACGTCCAGGCTTGGCTCTAGAACTTCTTTGATCCTTTGCACTCTTCTTCTCATTGATAATCAGATGCTAAAGATTCTGTGGTGGATTCTGATCCTGGGAGCACTTCTGCTGGGTGGAATTGAATCACGCTTCCTGTTTTTCTTCATTGATGAACTCCATGCAGGTTTTAGGGGCATTATCTTATCACATCATTGTATTTTGAAAGGACTTCTTTGGATGTGACCTATTCTTTTCAGTCTCTTTCCAGAGCTTTGCCTGACCCTTTGGATCTTCCTAAGAAGAAAGCGGTATAGACATTCATATGAAAAGATTTTCCAGTTTAGACATTAGGATTATCCCAGGAGATAAACACTTTTAATCTGAAATATTTCATtccaggaaataattttttttttttgctcctccaccTCTCAGATACGTCATCACAAGGGTTTAAGGAGTCATGCAAAATGACTAGAATTCTaaactaaaattaatttcaaatggagcactgtattttatttctttgatgacaACTGTATCTGCCAGTGAGGTGTATAGCAAGCAATGCACACCTGCAGCACAGACCCAGCGTTGCACGCATGCACGTGTACACTGCATGGTTTTCTTCCTTTAAGTACCCAACCCCCCAACTGTTTGTAAGTAGTTGTTGTCAAAACTACATTCACTAAGGAGAATAAGTGTCCATAATATTAAGGGTGGAATTCTTCAGTGAgtcacatgtgtgtgtttatgtgtgtgtggcatgcatgctcagtcatgtctgactctgtgactccatagactgtagcccgttaggctcctctgtccatgggatttttcaggcaagtatactagagtggattgccatgtcctacttcaggggatctccccgacccagggattgaacctgtgtcaccGTGgttccaggtgtgtgtgtggaacGGAGACTAACAGTGGTTCCTAAAATCTCCAGCTCAGGAAAAAAGGCAAAGAGCCTCTGACACTTCTCCTGGGATGCTTCACAGAGAAAAGAATTTTTAGCCAGTTAGGACCCttagaagatgatgatgatgacaatagtAATAATGCTGATATCAGTATAACAAAACTGTCCTATCTGGGCCTCATTTAGTCACTTATAAAACAGAGTGAACTCAATAAATTGTCTTTGACTTCAATTctagctccattttttttttccccaaaaaagacAAATGTGAGGTGGTTTAATGGTGTTACATAGATCCCTGAGGACTCCCTAGTTATTTTTGAGCCCTTCTGGTGTGAAGGATGACTGTTACCAGTGCCAGGAGTGCAGAGATGACACAAATTAATCATGTATTTATAAATTCCAGGCTGAATGAATTGCCATCAGTTTGGTTATGAGGTCAGATCTTTAGGAATAGATTTTATACGTGCACATATTTTCCTAACTTTGGTGTAATGAAGAatgttggattaaaaaaaaggggACTTTGGAGATTGTCTTTGCCAGACACATCTCAGGCTTTGGGTGGAAACCGTTTTAGTTCAATGAGATTAACAGCCAGAATTCAGGCTTCATAATTACCAGCTCTGGCCACTGGGAGGCAGCACACAGTAATGGGCAGCTCTTGCCTGGGAGGCAGAGCTGGTTGGATACATTTTGCCATTCTGTGTGAACCCTGGGCAAGTGACTTCACCTCACCAagctttagtttccttatctgtaaaacaaggatATGAAATAAGACACTCTATGGATAGCATTTAAAACAGtatctgacacaaaataaggcctaGTAACTATCAGGCCTTGCTAGTTGTCATACTTTCTGTATTTTGACATGTGATTGCTTTGAGTTTGCATGCTGATTATTTCTTTATGGAATAAACTATACATTTATATAGACTACATATGCTATATACACATGTgcttgcatgcacacacagacttTTGGATCCCTTTATTTTGCATCACTTGACCCTTTATTATCATTTTGCATTTCAATTGTGTTTCATTTTGAGAATTCCAGttcctttctgatttttgtttgaATCCTAAGATAATTATTTCCCTTTCCTTAACTCCTGGTCATAATTCTGGCAATAATTCAGACATGGCAAATAGAGGACCTTGAGAATAGCACTGCATGACCACACAGGTTCCCGAACAGGGTGGGTATTGTTAGGGATCCTAACAATTTTAATGAGGAtaattttctgtgtctgtggtggAGAGCACACAGGTTTGAGACCCCTGTCCTGTGTGTCTTTATGGGGTAGAGTGTAGAGTAGCAGGGGGAGGTTGAGATTTTTGTGGGCACATAAATTGTATAGGGGTGGGGTGTCAATGCTAATGGCAAATAATTGAAAAACTCAAAGTGGCATTTATTCCTAAAGATCTACTTCAGTTCTGATTCTAGGTAAAGTTCTGGCCTTTGTTTACCCTTTTTCCTTCTCACTTTATAAACACCTTAAATCCTTTTTTGATTCAAAGTGGTGACACAAGCTCatagtaaataagtaaaataagctcATAGTAAATATTCTGTGATTTTAATAACCATCAATTTATTATCTAAAGACATTTACAATGAAAAGGAGTGAATCAAACAAGGTCACCAGCAGAGCATTTTTGGATGTGATGTGTGGCTCCGTGTTCTGTACTTTACCATGAATAAtgtggaagaaatgaaaatatttggcaATAGGCAGAGTTAGGGATAGGGGAGCTATCTCACAGTATATTCTTTGTGTTGTTTTCAGACTTGATGTCTCTGTCATCAGTTCTCATTTGCTCCATTATTAATGCCAACATCTGGTGAGATTCTAGCCCTCTTGGCATTTTTTCTTTGGAAGATTCTTGTGGTCTTGGTCtatgaaaaaaaacaaatgggCACAATGTGAGCTGAGAACAGAAAGTAAATTTATTGCTGCTTCTTGAAAGGGTGTCTCTGCATTCTCTGCTGTGccctgtctctttctgttttgcacaaTGTGTATTGAATGTAGGGAATATATATTCCTTCTGCATGATTTCTAGAATATAGAACAtcagttcaaaagaaaaagaaagtgacagtAGAACAAGGTTACAACCCTAACGAAAATTCTGCAGGGAGAACATTAAATGGGAGATGCTATAATAATAGAtcctactcatttttgtatttctgaGAGCTGAATGAGGTGATGGCTTGACTACAGCAGAGTGgttgttttatttctgtatttatcaAGGGTGGTAGGGTGGGAGCCAACCAGAGTGGTGGATTGTGAAAGGCAcatgaatgaagaggaaaaactgaccaaaaaaaaaaaaagtaggccaATTGTAAAGTAAATTGTAAAGTCAGGGAGCAGAGTGCTTATAGGGAATGGAATTCCCGGTGGGGCTGTTGGTGCTTCCACTGGACTCTGGCATCAATCATCCAGGTCAGTAACGTGGCTGACTTCTGGTTCCTGGCATGGTTCTTGACTGGTCTCCTGAGGGCGAGGGCAGATGGTCCATCCATGGTTGCTTCATGTTTATCTGACTTTGTAACCGTAGTATAATCATCTGTTGAGCATTGGCTAGACAGAATAGTTATTTCTTCTGTAAGTATTGGACTTACGTTCTCAGGTGGCAAAGTTTGAGAtaactctgaaaaataataatgatgacaacaacaacaaatgaaacctgggtctctattattttcttcattcagcTGAGTTTATCCCATTCCTAAATCAGTGCCATTACAtaggagaagaggagaaagacaggatattttagaaagaatttacTTGcacctaaaaaaaaatcaacattcagaaaactaagatcatggtatccggtcccatcacttcatggcaaatagatggggaaacattggaaacagtggctgacttcatttttctgggctccaaaatcactgcagatggcgattacagccattaaattaagacgctgactccttggaaggaaagttatgaccaacctagacagcatattaaaaagcagagacattattttgtcaacaaaggtctgtctagtcaagactatggtttttccagtggtcatgtatggatgtgagagttggactataaagaaagctgagcactgaagaattgatggttttgaactgtggtgttggagaagactcttgagagtcccttggactgcaaggagatccaaccagtccatcctaaaggagatcagtcctgggtgttcattggaaggactgatgttgaagctgaaactccaacactttggccacctgatgtgatgagctgactcatttgaaaagaccctgatgctgggaaagattgagggcaggaggagaaggggacaacaaaggatgagatggttggatggcatcactgactcaatggacatgggtttgggtggactccgggagttggtgatggacagggatggcgtgctgcggttcatggggttgcaaagagttggacacgactgagcgactgaactgaactgaaaaaaaatcacacctgacatgaaaagatgtttaacattggTAATTATTACAgtaatgcaagtcaaaactacagtgaggtatcatgtcacatgggtcagaatggccaccaccaaaatgtctacaaataataaatgctggagatggtgtgacGAAAAGGGAACCTCCTTACACgattggtaggaatataaaatcagtacagctgctgtggaaaacagttatGGGGGTTCCTTaagaagctaaaaatagagttaccatatgattcagcaatctcactcctgggtatatatccagaaaagatgaaggaAGTAAGCTAAGTGTCCAgtaacagatgaatagataaagaagatgtggtacatgtatataccatatatatatgtaaacacacattcatataatatgtaatatttatataacatgtaaatataaatatgtaaatgtaaACACAcaagtatatatgcatatatatgtaaatacatataaaacacacagattatatacatatgtgtgtatatatatgtgtgtatatacaatggaatatttctcagccaagaaaaagaatgaaacattgctatttgccacaacatggatagacctaggggttatcatactaagtgaagtaagtcagacagagaaaaacaaataatatatcacttttatgtggaatctaaaacaaaatacaaatgagtttatttacaaaacagattcacagacatagaaaacaaactgatgtTTACCAAGGtggaaagggataaattaggattgtgggattaacatatatgcactatggtatataaaatagataaacaacaagtatttactgtgtagcacagtgaactatgttcaatatcttgtagtaacttataatggaaaagaatctggaaaaatataatatgcaactgaatcactttgctctacacctaaaactaacacaagtGCTGTAAgccattgtttttcttaaaagaattCTTTAGGTACAATGAAGATCTGGCacttatacttcaataataaa
Proteins encoded:
- the C18H7orf25 gene encoding UPF0415 protein C7orf25 homolog, producing the protein MSAHSMLCERITIAKELIKRAESLSRSRKGGIEGGAKLCSKLKAELKFLQKVEAGKVAIKESHLQSTNLTHLRAIVESAENLEEVVSVLHVFGYTDTFGEKQTLVVDVVANGGHTWVKAIGRKAEALHNIWLGRGQYGDKSIIEQAEDFLQASHQQPVQYSNPHIIFAFYNSVSSPMAEKLKEMGISVRGDIVAVNSLLDHPEELQPSESESDDEGPELLQVTRVDRENILASVAFPTEIKVDVCKRVNLDITTLITYVSALSYGGCHFIFKEKVLTEQAEQERKEQVLPQLEAFMKDKELFACESAVKDFQSILDTLGGPGERERAAMLIKRINVVPDQPSERALKLVASSKINSRSLTIFGTGDTLKAITMTANSGFVRAANNQGVKFSVFIHQPRALTESKEALATPLPKDCTTDNKH